Proteins encoded within one genomic window of Pseudalkalibacillus sp. SCS-8:
- the folK gene encoding 2-amino-4-hydroxy-6-hydroxymethyldihydropteridine diphosphokinase, translated as MKDVYLALGSNIGDRSSYLQRALRAIDSLPGTHVEKTSSIYETEPVGYTDQAAFLNMVAKVETMETAQDLLEKLQSIEKELDRTREIHWGPRTIDLDILLYNQENIQSEDLKIPHPRMLERGFVMIPLYELQPDLHFPHTDESFTTIINERIDKKGVNVWKRNNGEGEYGLFEN; from the coding sequence ATGAAGGATGTTTACTTAGCCCTAGGGTCGAATATCGGTGACCGCAGTTCTTATTTACAGCGGGCTCTTCGAGCGATTGATTCCCTGCCAGGCACTCATGTTGAGAAAACATCATCCATCTATGAAACAGAACCTGTTGGATATACGGATCAAGCAGCCTTTTTGAACATGGTTGCCAAAGTGGAAACGATGGAAACTGCACAAGACCTGCTTGAAAAACTTCAATCCATTGAAAAGGAACTCGATCGTACACGTGAAATACATTGGGGTCCGCGTACGATAGACCTTGACATTTTATTGTATAATCAAGAGAATATACAATCAGAAGACTTAAAAATACCACACCCAAGAATGCTCGAAAGAGGTTTTGTCATGATTCCCCTTTATGAGCTGCAACCAGATTTACATTTTCCACATACGGATGAAAGCTTTACGACAATCATCAACGAAAGAATTGACAAAAAAGGAGTAAACGTATGGAAGCGGAACAATGGGGAAGGCGAATACGGGCTTTTCGAAAATTGA
- a CDS encoding helix-turn-helix transcriptional regulator — MEAEQWGRRIRAFRKLKGFTQEGLAGEMNISVSVLGEIERGNRMPNDDLIHKVTQALNISVEELSPKKVQEQ; from the coding sequence ATGGAAGCGGAACAATGGGGAAGGCGAATACGGGCTTTTCGAAAATTGAAGGGTTTCACACAAGAAGGGCTCGCTGGGGAAATGAACATATCTGTTTCGGTTCTCGGTGAAATAGAACGTGGCAACCGGATGCCGAATGATGACCTTATCCACAAAGTCACGCAAGCTTTAAATATATCTGTAGAGGAACTCTCTCCAAAGAAAGTTCAAGAACAATAA
- a CDS encoding GreA/GreB family elongation factor produces the protein MSGTITRLTSGGIKKLATELIDLYESRNNPHAVVAELASEEMCFYDTRIKELEKLLYSAEQLSEMTGEEAISLGSNVTLFDPHLDVTETYKLVHPVESSPTLNYLSVESILGKKLLHKKTGDEVCLSLYGDTIRYNILDVN, from the coding sequence ATGAGCGGTACGATTACCCGACTCACAAGTGGAGGCATCAAGAAGTTAGCTACGGAATTGATTGACTTGTACGAAAGCCGCAATAACCCCCATGCAGTCGTAGCAGAGCTGGCATCTGAAGAGATGTGTTTTTATGATACGCGTATAAAGGAGCTGGAAAAGCTGCTTTATTCTGCCGAACAGTTATCTGAAATGACTGGGGAAGAGGCTATATCCCTCGGATCGAATGTTACGCTCTTCGATCCACACCTAGATGTTACCGAAACCTATAAACTCGTCCACCCGGTTGAATCATCCCCGACATTGAACTATCTTTCGGTTGAATCTATATTAGGGAAGAAGCTGTTGCATAAAAAAACAGGCGATGAAGTATGTCTATCGCTTTATGGGGATACAATTAGATACAATATTTTGGACGTGAACTGA
- the lysS gene encoding lysine--tRNA ligase, whose amino-acid sequence MSQDVELNDQLLVRREKLNTLKDLGVDPFGHRFDRTHTAQSMTEKFEEVSKEDLSEQNNEVSLAGRIMTKRGKGKAGFAHIQDLTGQIQLYVRKDTVGDEQYELFNTIDIGDIVGVKGVAFKTKVGELSVKVTDFFLLSKALRPLPDKFHGLKDIEQRYRQRYVDLIMNPEVKDTFVTRSRILQSMRRYLDNNGYLEVETPTMHSIPGGASARPFITHHNSLDMELYMRIAIELHLKRLIVGGMEKVYEIGRVFRNEGVSTRHNPEFTMMELYEAYADYKDVMSLTENLIAHVAEEVLGTTTVKYGDYDVDLKPEWARIHMVDAVKEHAGVDFWKEMSDEEARALAKEHNVPVQETMTYGHVVNEFFEHFVEEKLIQPTFIYGHPVAISPLAKKNPDDPRFTDRFELFIVGREHANAFTELNDPIDQRERFEAQLKEREEGNDEAHMMDNDFIEALEYGLPPTGGLGIGIDRLVMLLTNSPSIRDVLLFPQMRNRTE is encoded by the coding sequence ATGAGTCAAGACGTCGAATTGAACGACCAGCTGCTCGTTCGACGAGAAAAGTTAAACACATTAAAGGATTTGGGTGTCGATCCATTCGGACATCGTTTCGATCGGACCCATACTGCACAATCCATGACAGAGAAGTTCGAGGAAGTATCGAAGGAAGATCTCTCCGAACAAAACAATGAAGTCTCACTCGCTGGACGTATTATGACAAAGCGGGGCAAAGGAAAAGCGGGATTCGCTCACATCCAGGACCTTACTGGACAAATCCAGCTTTATGTACGTAAGGATACAGTCGGTGACGAGCAATATGAGCTTTTCAATACAATCGATATCGGTGACATTGTCGGCGTAAAAGGTGTTGCATTCAAGACAAAAGTAGGAGAACTCTCAGTCAAAGTAACCGACTTCTTCCTATTATCCAAAGCGCTACGCCCGTTACCTGATAAGTTCCATGGATTAAAAGATATTGAACAACGCTATCGTCAACGTTATGTGGACCTGATCATGAATCCAGAAGTGAAAGACACTTTCGTAACACGAAGCCGTATCCTACAATCCATGCGCCGTTATCTGGATAATAACGGTTACTTGGAAGTAGAGACACCGACAATGCATTCCATTCCAGGGGGAGCATCTGCTCGACCATTCATCACACATCACAACTCTCTCGACATGGAGCTCTATATGCGTATTGCGATTGAATTGCACTTGAAGCGTCTCATCGTCGGTGGAATGGAGAAAGTATACGAAATCGGCCGTGTATTCCGTAACGAAGGCGTCTCTACTCGTCATAATCCAGAGTTCACAATGATGGAGCTTTATGAAGCGTATGCGGATTATAAAGATGTCATGTCCTTGACTGAAAACCTAATTGCCCACGTTGCTGAAGAGGTTCTCGGAACAACGACAGTAAAATACGGAGACTATGATGTGGATCTTAAACCAGAATGGGCCCGTATTCACATGGTGGATGCTGTCAAAGAGCACGCAGGTGTAGACTTCTGGAAGGAAATGAGCGATGAAGAGGCACGCGCTCTTGCTAAAGAACATAACGTGCCTGTTCAAGAGACGATGACATATGGTCATGTCGTCAACGAATTCTTCGAGCACTTTGTGGAAGAGAAGCTTATCCAGCCAACATTCATATACGGTCACCCTGTTGCCATTTCTCCTCTTGCGAAAAAGAATCCGGATGATCCTCGTTTCACGGATCGCTTCGAACTCTTTATCGTGGGACGTGAGCATGCGAATGCCTTTACAGAGTTGAACGATCCAATCGACCAACGTGAACGTTTCGAGGCTCAACTGAAGGAGCGCGAGGAAGGTAACGATGAAGCACACATGATGGACAATGATTTCATTGAAGCGCTGGAATATGGATTACCTCCAACTGGCGGACTTGGAATCGGAATCGATCGCCTAGTCATGTTGCTGACGAACTCGCCATCGATCCGAGACGTCCTGCTCTTCCCTCAAATGAGAAATCGGACAGAATAG
- a CDS encoding MgtC/SapB family protein produces the protein MDLLSYDWISDETATITIRLVLAAFLCGMVGIEREFKRHPAGFRTHLLVGVGSCLMMLLSIFGFEDFLSTHEQVQGFDPSRLPAYVVSGIGFLGAGTILVHGVTVRGLTTAASIWVVAGIGLVVGIGMYYEAIFTTTVMIASLLFLNKFEDLYLRKQRFHHVTVIVENKEVSLSTIVNELESCKVPILSMSVDDHPNDASVPLIKYSFKIQVSNTKKLPEVYDKIQSIDYVHKVFATE, from the coding sequence ATGGATCTATTATCGTATGATTGGATATCAGATGAAACGGCAACGATTACGATCAGACTCGTATTAGCAGCGTTCCTTTGTGGAATGGTGGGAATCGAACGAGAATTCAAGCGACACCCAGCGGGCTTTCGAACCCATCTATTAGTAGGGGTAGGCTCATGCCTCATGATGCTTTTATCCATCTTCGGATTCGAAGATTTTTTAAGTACACATGAACAAGTGCAAGGCTTCGACCCTTCCCGTCTGCCAGCATATGTGGTCAGTGGCATCGGGTTCCTAGGGGCTGGAACAATCCTTGTACATGGTGTGACAGTGCGTGGTCTTACGACTGCTGCTTCGATCTGGGTCGTAGCAGGGATTGGACTTGTTGTCGGGATCGGGATGTACTATGAAGCGATCTTCACCACGACGGTTATGATCGCGAGCTTACTATTCCTCAACAAATTCGAGGATCTTTACTTACGGAAGCAGAGGTTCCATCATGTCACTGTCATTGTAGAAAACAAGGAAGTATCCTTATCTACAATCGTAAACGAGCTGGAGTCATGTAAAGTGCCGATTTTGAGTATGTCGGTCGACGATCATCCTAATGATGCATCTGTTCCTCTAATCAAGTATTCCTTCAAAATTCAGGTTTCAAATACAAAAAAGCTTCCAGAGGTCTATGACAAGATACAATCGATTGATTACGTTCATAAAGTATTTGCAACAGAGTAA